One Candidatus Nitronauta litoralis genomic window, ATTTTTTCCTGTACTCCATCTTCCCATTGATACAGTGGACAGAAAGGACTTTGCGTTCTTTCCGCATGCTCCATTACCAGGTCCGCAAGGTCCAGGCCGCCTGGACCCCCTTCAGTAAATATTCTACTGACGGCAAAGGGGACCTTAAGGTTTTCTTCACAGTGCCGCCGCACGGTTTCAATTTCCTGTTCATCATCTCCTTCAAAAAAGTTCAAACATACAATAGGAGGTTCACCGAAAAGCTTGATATTTTCCACATGGCGGTCCAGATTGGGCAGACCCCTTTGGACTGCTTCCGGGTCAGTTGCTTCAATGTTTTCTTTTGAAACCCCACCGTGCATCTTCAGAGCCCGGCAGGTGGCGACAAGGACCACTGCGGCTGTATCCAGGCCTGCACTCTGGCATTTGATATCAAAAAACTTTTCCGCCCCGAGATCGAATCCAAATCCCGCCTCGGTAATCGCCCAATCGGAAAGTGAGAGGGCCATTTTGGTGGCCAACACAGAATTACAACCATGCGCGATATTGGCAAAAGGGCCGCCATGTATCAGAGCAGGAACCCCCTCTGTTGTTTGCACCAGATTGGGCATCAAGGCGTCCTTGAGGAGTGCCGTCATGGCACCGGAGGCGTTTAACTCTTTAGCGGTAACCGGCTCGCCATCATAGGTAAAAGCAACCAGGATTTTTTCAAGACGATTTTTTAAATCGTCAAAGTTTTCAGAGAGACAGAGAATCGACATGATTTCCGATGCTGCGGTAATATCAAATCCGGTTTCCCTGGGAACTCCCTGTAGAACGCCGCCCAAACCAACGATGATATTTCTCAGGGCCCGGTCATTCATATCCATAACCCGTTTCCAGAGAATTCGGCGGGGATCGATATTACTCAAACCCTGATGATAAATCCGGTTATCCAATAATGCAGCCAGTAGATTGTGCGCAGCGGTGATGGCGTGAAAATCGCCCGTAAAATGAAGGTTAATGTCTTCAACGGGATGAACCTGGCTTTTACCGCCCCCGGTGGCACCCCCTTTCATACCAAGTGAAGGTCCCAGAGAAGGTTCCCGTAAAGCCAGGCAAACAGATTGCCCGCGCTGTGCCAATCCCTGGCCTAATCCGATGGTGGTGGTGGTTTTACCTTCCCCTGCCGGTGTGGGCGTCATGGCGGACACCAGGATCAATTTTCCACGAGGGGGAAATTTTTCCAGAACCTCAAACCGGATCTTGGCCTTGTCAGCCCCATAGAAGACCAGGTCCTCAGCGCTCAAACCAAGTTTCTCGGCTATATCGACAATAGGTTTCATAAAGGGACCCTGTTTCATAAAAAGAAAGTAAAGGGGTTAAACCGCTTATTGCATAGAGGTTGACTCTATCGAATCAACGAGACGTTTTAATTCCGGTCCTCCGGGAGGGCTTTCTTAACATTATAATGGTTAACGGAACCCATTTTGTAGGAATTAATTCCCAGGTAGTCTTTTATTGTACGTTGGTTCAACCACGTCACCCTTTAATATTTGGAAGGCCTGCCCCGGTGTTTAAATGAATAAAGTAATACCCTCGTCATCTGTGAACGTAGTATGAGGACGCAGGCCAGGGTCCATTTTTTGAGTTTGCCCCGAACGCAAGGCGTTCCATATATAAAATCTTTCTTCTTTGTTTAACTGCTGGTAATGTCTCATTGGTGCGATTCCTTTGGGTAAGAGTAAGATTTTTCTGCAAATCAATCCTACCTCTTTTTTTACCAAAGGAATTGCACTTATTATATGAATCCGCCCTTACACGTATACAGACAACGGCGAATTATTGACCAAGACCGAGGGAAGCAATGTCACCACTTACGACTACGATGTGCTGGGAAATTTGCGCGGTGTGGACTTTGGTCCGGGCACGTCGGACGATATCGAGTACCTCATAGACGGGCTCAACCGCAGGATCGGGAAGAAAGTAGGAGGCACGCTTGAGCGACAGTGGTTGTATAAAGACCAACTCAACCCCGTTGCGGAACTCGACGGCTCAGGGAATATAACGAAACGGTTTATCTACGCTAGTCGGTCCAATGTACCGGACATCATGGTGATTCCGACGGGATTGGCAAACGCAGGGATGTATCGAATAATCGTTGACCATTTAGGGTCACCTCGTTTTATAATAAATACCAATACAGGCGCAACGCTTCTTGAATTGGATTATGATGAATGGGGTAATGAATTATTATTACCTGTTGATCGGGATCTTATCCCCTTTGGCTTTGCAGGAGGTTTGTACGATAAGGACACCAAGTTTGTCCGCTTTGGGGCTCGGGATTATGATCCAGAAACAGTCCGTTGGACCAGTAAGGATCCGATCAGATTTGATGGTGACGGTTCTAATTTATTTGGTTATGTCGATAGTGTCGGAAAACCCCTGGTTGAGACAAACCTGTATGGGTACACGCCCCAAGACCCCGTAAACTTTATCGATTTAAATGGTTTATGGTACATAGATGTTGGTGCATCAGGGTCTGCTACTGGTACTACAGGTCCTGGGGGAACTGTTTCAATTCAAATAGGGCCCAAAGGGATATTTTTTACTTATGGGTTTGGATTAGGAATCGGAAAAGGAGTGTCAGCAACCATTAATACAGGTGATCCTTGTGAAGGAATTGGTTTGGGTATAATTGCAAGAGGTGGTTTTCCTGTTAGAGGCGTTCCCGTTGGTGCTCAAGGATCGGTGACTGTTGATGATAAAGGGAAATTAAATCTTGGAGCTGGAGCTGGAGTGGGCTTGGGATTCGGTGTATCGATTGGAGCAACTCAAACTATTAAAATTATTGATTTTGATTAATGGAAACAATAAATAGCATAATATTTATTCTTTTGGGTCTGATTGGATTATTCAAGAGGAAGAGAATTTCTTCTGCCGTCTTGTCTCACCACTTAAATATTTG contains:
- a CDS encoding formate--tetrahydrofolate ligase, with protein sequence MKQGPFMKPIVDIAEKLGLSAEDLVFYGADKAKIRFEVLEKFPPRGKLILVSAMTPTPAGEGKTTTTIGLGQGLAQRGQSVCLALREPSLGPSLGMKGGATGGGKSQVHPVEDINLHFTGDFHAITAAHNLLAALLDNRIYHQGLSNIDPRRILWKRVMDMNDRALRNIIVGLGGVLQGVPRETGFDITAASEIMSILCLSENFDDLKNRLEKILVAFTYDGEPVTAKELNASGAMTALLKDALMPNLVQTTEGVPALIHGGPFANIAHGCNSVLATKMALSLSDWAITEAGFGFDLGAEKFFDIKCQSAGLDTAAVVLVATCRALKMHGGVSKENIEATDPEAVQRGLPNLDRHVENIKLFGEPPIVCLNFFEGDDEQEIETVRRHCEENLKVPFAVSRIFTEGGPGGLDLADLVMEHAERTQSPFCPLYQWEDGVQEKILKVASKMYGARNIEYTKKAQRDLKSITHLGFQNLPVCIAKTPASLSDDPKRLGRPENFTVTVREILIAAGAGFLIPLTGEIMRMPGLPKKPQAELFDLEEGRIVGMR
- a CDS encoding RHS repeat-associated core domain-containing protein — encoded protein: MRPYTYTDNGELLTKTEGSNVTTYDYDVLGNLRGVDFGPGTSDDIEYLIDGLNRRIGKKVGGTLERQWLYKDQLNPVAELDGSGNITKRFIYASRSNVPDIMVIPTGLANAGMYRIIVDHLGSPRFIINTNTGATLLELDYDEWGNELLLPVDRDLIPFGFAGGLYDKDTKFVRFGARDYDPETVRWTSKDPIRFDGDGSNLFGYVDSVGKPLVETNLYGYTPQDPVNFIDLNGLWYIDVGASGSATGTTGPGGTVSIQIGPKGIFFTYGFGLGIGKGVSATINTGDPCEGIGLGIIARGGFPVRGVPVGAQGSVTVDDKGKLNLGAGAGVGLGFGVSIGATQTIKIIDFD